The Anolis carolinensis isolate JA03-04 chromosome 1, rAnoCar3.1.pri, whole genome shotgun sequence genome window below encodes:
- the chst1 gene encoding carbohydrate sulfotransferase 1, whose translation MQCSWKAVLLLALASIAIQYTAIRTFTTKSFHSCPVPNPMNCSLNQEAESADRLCDESPTFAYNLSKKTHVLILATTRSGSSFVGQLFNQHFDVFYLFEPLYHVQYTLIPKLTQTKGSTDRRIMLGAGRDLLRSLYDCDLYFLENYIKPQPVNHTTDRLFRRGASKALCSPPVCETLTPIDIPLEEGDCVKKCGTLNLTLATESCKDHGHVAIKTVRVPEVNDLRALVDDPRLNLKIIQLVRDPRGILASRSETFRDTYRLWRIWDGTGRKPYNLDVTQLTTVCEDFLNSVSTGLSRPPWLKGKYMLVRYEDLARNPLKKTEEMYEFLGIPMDSNVERWIQNNTRGDRSAAKHKYGTVRNSAATAEKWRFRLSYEIVAFTQNACQQVLVQLGYKLVSSEKELKNLSISLVEDKDFSPFW comes from the coding sequence ATGCAATGTTCTTGGAAGGCTGTCCTCCTACTTGCTTTGGCCTCCATTGCTATCCAGTATACAGCCATCCGTACCTTCACAACCAAGTCCTTCCACAGTTGCCCTGTACCTAACCCAATGAACTGCAGTCTGAATCAGGAGGCTGAATCAGCAGATAGATTGTGTGATGAAAGCCCCACTTTTGCTTACAACCTTTCCAAGAAGACACATGTTTTGATCTTGGCCACCACCAGAAGTGGCTCCTCTTTTGTCGGGCAGCTTTTTAATCAACACTTTGATGTTTTCTATTTATTTGAGCCCCTCTACCATGTCCAGTACACCTTGATCCCAAAGCTGACACAGACCAAGGGTTCCACGGACCGACGGATCATGCTGGGTGCTGGCAGAGATTTGCTGAGGAGTCTATATGACTGTGATCTCTACTTCTTGGAAAACTACATCAAACCACAGCCAGTGAACCATACAACAGACAGGCTGTTCCGGAGGGGGGCTAGCAAAGCTCTATGTTCCCCACCAGTTTGTGAAACCTTGACACCCATTGATATTCCTTTGGAAGAAGGGGACTGTGTGAAAAAGTGTGGTACTTTGAACCTTACACTGGCTACTGAGTCTTGCAAAGACCATGGGCATGTTGCTATCAAAACTGTGAGGGTGCCAGAGGTCAATGATCTTCGAGCTTTGGTAGATGACCCCAGGCTCAATCTGAAAATTATACAACTGGTAAGGGACCCTAGGGGCATCCTGGCTTCCAGGAGTGAGACATTCAGAGACACCTACAGACTTTGGCGGATCTGGGATGGCACAGGCAGGAAACCCTATAACCTGGATGTGACACAACTCACCACAGTCTGTGAGGACTTTTTGAACTCTGTTTCCACTGGACTAAGCCGACCACCTTGGCTGAAGGGCAAGTACATGCTCGTGAGATATGAAGACTTGGCCAGAAATCCCTTAAAAAAGACTGAAGAAATGTATGAATTCCTGGGTATCCCAATGGATAGCAATGTGGAACGATGGATACAGAACAACACAAGAGGGGACAGATCTGCAGCCAAGCACAAATATGGGACTGTCCGAAACTCAGCAGCAACTGCAGAGAAGTGGCGGTTCCGTCTCTCCTATGAGATTGTGGCATTTACGCAGAATGCATGCCAGCAGGTGTTGGTACAGCTGGGTTACAAACTGGTGTCCTCTGAGAAGGAATTAAAGAACCTCTCTATTAGCCTTGTGGAAGATAAGGACTTCTCACCTTTCTGGTAA